One genomic segment of Candidatus Cloacimonadota bacterium includes these proteins:
- a CDS encoding glycosyltransferase, with translation MRCCIITNSHPSNDVRIYYKLGQSLSKRGEVHIISTNGMVNSSINPYQVVVDANSPYKALSQIYRETKLYKPDLVVCVEPLTILVGLALRRKFGSRVVFDCHEFFADAHAERSALILRPLVKAIYLAALRFLAHRTDAVWAVNQEILTQLFPANPRADNLLVLPNYPVANVWDYQCDVPGALAQLCEMKFDLIYVGGLTKDRGIFKILKCATLLKADFPRIKILILGKFHDSAIEAEFHDYINNYNLNAIIYYQEWIPAEKIGLLLKRSRFGLWLFNPRLKRMSLATPLKVLEYFAAGLPVISIKTPLMKSLIDYNKLGILCSYRSHDITTAIAKMLKMPEEEYQAMSKRCIEISESRFNWESLEPALYNLLDKLG, from the coding sequence ATGAGATGTTGCATAATAACAAACTCACATCCCAGCAATGATGTACGAATCTACTACAAACTGGGCCAGAGTCTCAGTAAAAGGGGAGAAGTGCATATAATCTCCACTAACGGGATGGTAAATAGCAGCATCAATCCTTATCAAGTGGTGGTGGATGCCAATTCTCCATACAAAGCCCTATCCCAGATTTATCGGGAAACAAAGCTATACAAACCTGATCTTGTGGTATGCGTGGAACCCCTTACCATATTGGTTGGGCTAGCGCTCAGGCGCAAATTCGGCAGCCGCGTTGTGTTCGATTGTCATGAATTCTTTGCGGATGCCCACGCCGAGCGATCCGCTTTGATCCTGCGCCCTTTGGTGAAAGCAATCTATCTGGCTGCTCTGCGTTTTCTGGCGCACAGGACTGATGCTGTGTGGGCGGTCAATCAAGAGATATTGACGCAGCTATTCCCTGCCAATCCCCGGGCGGATAATCTCCTGGTCTTGCCAAATTATCCGGTGGCAAATGTGTGGGATTATCAATGTGATGTCCCTGGTGCTTTGGCACAGCTGTGTGAGATGAAGTTCGATCTTATTTATGTAGGAGGACTCACCAAAGATAGGGGGATCTTCAAGATTTTGAAGTGCGCCACATTGCTAAAAGCAGATTTTCCGCGCATCAAGATCCTGATCTTGGGCAAGTTTCACGATTCTGCCATTGAAGCAGAGTTTCACGATTATATAAATAACTACAATCTGAATGCGATTATATACTATCAGGAATGGATTCCGGCAGAGAAGATCGGACTGCTGCTGAAGCGATCCCGTTTTGGCTTGTGGCTCTTCAATCCCAGGCTGAAGCGGATGAGTCTGGCCACTCCATTGAAGGTACTGGAATACTTTGCCGCAGGTTTACCTGTGATCAGCATCAAAACCCCGCTGATGAAGAGCTTGATCGACTACAATAAGTTGGGAATACTCTGCAGCTACCGTTCGCACGATATTACAACCGCCATCGCTAAAATGCTCAAGATGCCGGAGGAGGAGTATCAGGCGATGAGTAAGCGTTGCATAGAAATCTCGGAATCACGTTTCAATTGGGAGTCTTTGGAGCCTGCTCTCTACAATCTGTTGGACAAGTTAGGATGA
- a CDS encoding FAD binding domain-containing protein, with product MDQMLNSGDNYRFTRIVYYLNGNRQSTLLSPGLSTLEMLHKILHMYGTKCSCNEGDCGACTVVISYQGEGSIVYEAINSCLYPAAKLHGKHLITIEGLGSPEDLHPIQSALLEHHGTQCGYCTPGFVMSLFALLASIPHPNEENIMAALEGNLCRCTGYQSILDAARELSKKFDPASIVPAWCRELETKLFTFEEKLSTCPQRSGSVYKIEEYIFANTCQELCQLLHDRPEAALIAGGTDLMVQVNIARRHFKTLIDLGNISELKNIQLKHDGIHIGATVSYSQIMDSSIIKTNLPELVIICRLIAGKQIRNSGTLAGNIANASPIGDSLPLLLVCDAHLKLTSLEAEREIALRDFFISYRKTALQAGEFIKEIIIKIPPRDSFIKSFKTTKRKSVDIAAVSSAIRIDKQPEACAILALGGVAATPVISRSFTDLWTTMIKKDWQVLAKKTAEEFVPISDVRGSAEYRKQMISNHILQYGEVYDD from the coding sequence ATGGATCAAATGCTAAATAGCGGTGATAATTATCGATTCACTAGAATCGTATATTACCTGAACGGAAATAGGCAAAGCACGCTTTTATCACCTGGCCTTAGCACCCTGGAAATGCTGCATAAAATCCTTCATATGTACGGAACAAAGTGCAGCTGCAATGAAGGCGATTGCGGAGCTTGCACGGTGGTGATATCTTACCAAGGAGAAGGGTCAATCGTGTATGAGGCTATCAATTCATGCTTGTATCCTGCGGCAAAACTACACGGCAAACATTTGATCACTATAGAAGGCTTGGGATCCCCCGAAGATCTGCATCCCATTCAAAGTGCCCTATTGGAGCATCACGGCACACAATGCGGTTATTGCACACCCGGTTTTGTAATGAGCCTTTTTGCCTTGTTGGCATCGATCCCGCACCCCAACGAAGAGAACATAATGGCCGCTCTGGAGGGGAACCTATGCCGTTGTACCGGTTATCAATCCATCCTGGATGCAGCCAGGGAACTAAGCAAGAAGTTCGATCCTGCATCGATAGTTCCTGCCTGGTGCCGCGAGCTGGAAACCAAGCTCTTTACTTTCGAGGAAAAGCTTTCAACGTGTCCACAAAGATCCGGCTCAGTGTATAAAATCGAAGAGTATATCTTTGCCAATACTTGCCAGGAACTGTGCCAGCTCTTGCACGATCGTCCCGAAGCCGCACTGATAGCCGGAGGTACCGATCTGATGGTGCAGGTAAACATAGCACGACGTCACTTTAAAACACTGATCGATCTTGGCAACATCTCCGAACTGAAAAACATCCAATTAAAGCATGATGGCATTCATATCGGAGCAACAGTAAGCTATAGCCAAATCATGGATTCCAGCATCATCAAGACTAATCTGCCGGAACTGGTGATTATCTGCCGCTTGATAGCCGGCAAACAAATCCGGAATTCCGGTACTTTAGCAGGTAATATCGCAAACGCATCACCAATCGGAGATAGCTTGCCCCTTCTCCTGGTTTGTGATGCACATCTGAAACTAACCTCTCTGGAAGCTGAACGCGAGATAGCATTGCGTGATTTCTTCATCTCTTATCGCAAAACAGCTCTGCAAGCTGGGGAATTCATCAAAGAGATTATCATCAAGATACCCCCTCGGGATTCTTTTATCAAGAGTTTCAAGACTACAAAACGTAAATCCGTGGACATCGCTGCAGTATCCTCCGCCATTCGCATCGACAAGCAGCCTGAAGCTTGCGCAATACTGGCTTTGGGAGGCGTGGCTGCCACACCGGTTATCAGCAGGTCTTTTACAGATCTATGGACTACAATGATCAAGAAAGATTGGCAAGTTTTGGCTAAGAAGACGGCAGAGGAGTTTGTTCCCATCTCCGATGTGCGAGGTAGTGCAGAATATCGTAAACAGATGATTAGCAACCACATCCTGCAATATGGGGAGGTTTATGATGACTAG
- a CDS encoding ATP-binding protein yields MSTKAEEWRSDLWVSDTGLGIPEDIANDIYGQFYQVEDASIRKYEGIGIGLTISHRLSEILGGRLYMDSNPGSGSTFYFELPLRM; encoded by the coding sequence TTGAGTACAAAGGCTGAAGAATGGCGCTCTGATCTCTGGGTATCTGATACCGGACTGGGGATACCTGAAGACATCGCAAACGATATTTATGGGCAATTCTACCAAGTGGAAGACGCTTCCATACGCAAATACGAGGGTATTGGCATCGGCTTGACAATCAGCCATAGACTTTCGGAAATCCTGGGAGGCAGGTTGTACATGGATTCCAACCCCGGCTCCGGCAGTACATTCTATTTTGAATTGCCTTTGCGTATGTAA
- a CDS encoding molybdopterin-dependent oxidoreductase, with the protein MTRLPWHINGKLHVSGRSRFIGDEAALQGMLHAKFFFSPIAHARLISLDTSAAKAFPGVHAVLSAKDIPGANMIGHVIKDEPLFPDNEIMYLYQPLAMVLAEDESIAEAAASLIIAGYEELEPILDIETAEARKEWYIPERTIESGDVHTALSQSEYCLSGCSYSGGQEHFYMESQRVRAVPTDHELIHLFCATQSTMEVQEVVSVVLGIPAHRIVVEVPRLGGAFGGKERGATIWATMAALGAYLTGKPVQVLLTRDEDMHATGKRHPFKSNWQVGFDASGRIQAWDVELMCNGGAYADLSIAILERAMFHAENIYHIPNTRIRGRACRTNLPPNTAFRGFGGPQGIFVIETVIEEIAAKLGKDPLEIRKLNAYRNNDKTAYGQTINEASAGNILDMLADRSMYREIRQQIELFNAENRLLKQGLGIMPVKFGISFTTAFLNQGSALIWIYIDGSVSVSTGGVEMGQELNSKVAMVVARVLGLPFEQIRVESSHSQRTGNASPTAASTGSDINGNAARIAAERLISNLYPIAIAILKERYNIEPQELVFRDGMIYAQENEEWAITFKEMVQRAHLERVSLGSYGYYATPNLYFDRDMGKGQPFHYYVYGAAIARVELNTLSGEHRLLSTHIIHECGQSLHPEIDKGQVMGAFIQGMGWCTMEELVVDDKGQYLSGNPSTYKIPGIRDLPETIDVQLIPSQSKEASVFGSKAVGEPPLIYGMAVFFALKNAIRACKPKADLCFPATPEAIIKALN; encoded by the coding sequence ATGACTAGATTGCCCTGGCACATAAACGGCAAATTACACGTGAGCGGACGCTCTCGCTTCATAGGTGATGAAGCCGCTTTACAAGGCATGCTGCACGCCAAATTCTTCTTTTCCCCTATTGCTCATGCGCGCCTTATATCGCTGGATACATCTGCTGCCAAAGCATTTCCGGGAGTTCATGCGGTGCTAAGTGCCAAAGATATCCCCGGGGCGAATATGATCGGCCACGTGATTAAAGATGAGCCACTGTTTCCCGATAACGAGATCATGTATCTATATCAACCTCTGGCAATGGTTTTGGCCGAGGATGAGAGCATTGCGGAAGCAGCCGCGTCGTTGATCATTGCAGGATATGAGGAGTTGGAGCCCATCCTGGATATTGAGACAGCGGAAGCCCGCAAGGAATGGTATATACCGGAACGCACAATCGAGAGCGGGGATGTGCATACGGCATTATCACAGAGTGAGTACTGCCTTTCAGGCTGCAGCTACAGCGGCGGTCAGGAACACTTTTACATGGAGAGCCAGCGTGTGCGCGCTGTTCCCACCGATCACGAGCTTATCCACCTGTTCTGTGCCACGCAAAGCACAATGGAGGTTCAGGAAGTAGTCTCGGTAGTCCTGGGTATTCCCGCCCATCGCATAGTTGTAGAGGTACCGCGATTAGGAGGCGCTTTCGGTGGGAAGGAGCGTGGAGCCACGATCTGGGCAACCATGGCAGCTCTGGGTGCATATCTTACCGGAAAACCGGTGCAGGTGCTACTGACCAGAGATGAAGATATGCACGCCACAGGCAAACGGCATCCATTCAAAAGCAATTGGCAGGTGGGCTTTGACGCCAGCGGTAGAATACAGGCCTGGGATGTGGAATTGATGTGCAATGGAGGAGCCTATGCGGATCTGTCCATAGCAATCCTGGAACGTGCCATGTTTCACGCTGAAAACATCTATCATATACCCAATACCCGCATTCGGGGAAGGGCTTGCCGCACCAATCTACCACCAAATACTGCTTTTCGTGGCTTTGGCGGTCCGCAAGGCATCTTTGTCATAGAAACTGTAATCGAAGAAATCGCTGCCAAGCTTGGCAAAGATCCTCTGGAAATCAGGAAATTGAACGCCTATAGGAATAACGACAAGACAGCCTACGGTCAAACCATCAACGAGGCAAGCGCAGGAAACATCCTGGATATGCTTGCAGACAGATCCATGTATCGAGAAATACGGCAGCAAATAGAACTTTTCAATGCAGAGAACCGTTTGTTGAAGCAGGGATTGGGCATAATGCCGGTCAAATTTGGCATATCCTTCACCACGGCTTTCTTGAATCAAGGATCGGCATTGATCTGGATATATATCGATGGTAGCGTATCTGTCTCCACTGGCGGCGTTGAGATGGGACAAGAGCTGAATTCCAAAGTAGCAATGGTGGTGGCACGAGTGTTGGGCTTACCTTTCGAGCAAATACGGGTAGAATCATCCCACAGTCAAAGAACTGGAAATGCATCGCCCACAGCAGCGTCCACCGGCAGCGACATCAATGGGAATGCCGCTCGCATCGCCGCTGAAAGACTAATAAGTAATCTATACCCCATCGCTATAGCAATCCTGAAAGAACGATATAATATAGAGCCTCAGGAGCTTGTCTTTAGAGATGGAATGATATATGCCCAGGAAAACGAAGAGTGGGCAATCACATTCAAGGAAATGGTACAGCGAGCACATCTGGAAAGGGTATCGCTGGGTTCCTACGGGTATTATGCTACTCCGAATCTATACTTTGACCGCGACATGGGTAAGGGACAGCCCTTTCATTATTATGTTTATGGTGCGGCAATCGCCAGAGTGGAGCTAAATACTCTTTCCGGCGAGCATCGTCTATTGAGTACGCATATAATACACGAATGCGGACAGAGCCTGCATCCTGAAATAGACAAAGGGCAGGTGATGGGTGCATTTATCCAGGGTATGGGCTGGTGTACAATGGAGGAATTGGTAGTAGATGACAAAGGGCAATATCTGAGCGGGAATCCCAGTACATACAAGATACCCGGGATCAGGGATCTACCGGAAACCATTGACGTGCAATTGATCCCCAGCCAATCCAAAGAAGCCAGTGTGTTCGGATCTAAGGCTGTGGGCGAACCTCCCTTAATCTATGGCATGGCCGTGTTCTTCGCCTTGAAAAACGCCATCAGAGCCTGTAAACCAAAGGCGGATCTATGCTTCCCCGCAACTCCTGAGGCTATCATCAAGGCCTTAAACTGA
- a CDS encoding type II secretion system F family protein, protein MPNFAYIVKDAKGARVEGMIKADTLDMAVDKLAKEGSTIISVKAAAEGAFKGKLSLFDKVMLAIYKIRTGVTLKVLVFFTRQLSTMFSAGLTIEKAITDLEKEEKNKKFAKVLRKIGDDIRKGYSLSEAMEQHPGVFNPLYVALVQAGEASGTLHTVLDELSDYLEKIEDTKRKVTSAMAYPVFILIFLIGVIWGMFYFIIPMFAEVYADFGAGLPTPTVIAINISDFIVSHLFMAILFFILAIIALFLVYLTDRGRYVMDTIKLRIPVVGGVITNSIMSKFSRTFSILMAAGVPIMDTMELTENVVQNAVVEGAVRRARVLIKEGYGVANAFRKTGEFPPTLLQMLSTGEETGDMDKLLSKAAQFYEKLVDSVIDRLTSLIEPLLIVMMALVVGTIIIVIYLPIFDLGEAISQGYN, encoded by the coding sequence ATGCCAAATTTTGCCTACATAGTAAAGGACGCCAAAGGTGCCCGAGTAGAAGGCATGATAAAAGCTGATACTCTGGATATGGCGGTGGATAAACTAGCCAAAGAAGGCTCCACCATCATCTCCGTGAAAGCAGCAGCAGAAGGAGCGTTTAAAGGTAAGCTTTCGCTCTTTGACAAAGTCATGCTTGCTATCTACAAGATCCGCACGGGCGTTACTCTCAAAGTCCTCGTGTTCTTCACTCGTCAGCTTTCGACCATGTTCTCTGCTGGTCTCACCATCGAAAAGGCTATCACAGACTTGGAAAAAGAGGAAAAAAACAAAAAGTTCGCCAAAGTCTTGCGTAAGATCGGAGACGATATCCGCAAGGGATATTCGCTTTCTGAGGCTATGGAACAGCACCCCGGTGTGTTTAACCCGTTATATGTAGCTCTGGTTCAAGCCGGTGAAGCTTCGGGTACTTTGCACACTGTGTTGGATGAGCTCTCAGATTACCTGGAAAAGATTGAGGATACCAAACGCAAAGTTACCAGTGCCATGGCATATCCAGTATTCATTCTTATCTTCCTTATCGGTGTGATCTGGGGTATGTTCTACTTTATTATTCCTATGTTTGCTGAAGTTTACGCTGATTTCGGTGCCGGACTACCCACACCAACCGTTATTGCCATCAATATTAGTGACTTCATCGTGAGCCATTTATTCATGGCTATTCTGTTCTTCATCCTGGCTATTATAGCGCTATTCCTGGTCTATCTAACCGATCGCGGAAGATATGTCATGGATACTATTAAACTGCGTATTCCGGTAGTCGGAGGTGTGATCACAAACTCCATCATGAGTAAGTTTTCCCGCACATTCAGCATTCTGATGGCTGCCGGTGTTCCCATTATGGACACCATGGAGCTTACCGAAAACGTAGTTCAAAACGCAGTGGTAGAAGGAGCCGTACGTAGAGCCAGAGTGCTGATTAAAGAAGGCTATGGTGTAGCCAATGCATTCCGTAAAACCGGAGAATTCCCTCCCACGCTGCTACAAATGTTGTCCACCGGTGAAGAAACCGGGGATATGGATAAATTGCTCAGTAAAGCAGCCCAGTTCTACGAGAAGCTGGTTGATAGCGTTATTGATCGTCTAACCTCTCTGATCGAGCCGCTGTTGATTGTTATGATGGCTCTCGTGGTGGGAACCATCATTATCGTGATCTACCTGCCCATCTTCGATCTGGGTGAAGCAATATCTCAAGGCTACAATTAA
- a CDS encoding PilN domain-containing protein, translating into MTYDFYFKINLNKYGEQRLEQERETRTFRNACIVFAIGFILTLVAWFYIIGNVKTKVEARRAYLAEIQAELKSYQTSSDYLSSNDVDRLAQTFNNRIFWAKKMVALGQEVDEKLAIRRFSYANGILTINGITEVDSKVKEFDLINEFIQRLKANPEISNDFPEIKSGQVLKQIVRDTTIFEFVIECYTASAAGGLK; encoded by the coding sequence ATGACATACGATTTCTACTTCAAAATAAACCTGAATAAATATGGCGAACAGCGCTTGGAGCAAGAACGCGAAACCAGAACTTTCCGCAATGCTTGCATAGTGTTTGCCATTGGATTCATTTTGACACTGGTTGCTTGGTTCTATATTATCGGTAATGTGAAGACCAAGGTGGAAGCCCGCCGTGCTTACCTTGCTGAGATTCAAGCCGAACTGAAAAGCTACCAGACCAGCAGCGATTACCTGTCTTCAAACGATGTTGATCGCTTGGCACAGACCTTCAACAACCGTATCTTCTGGGCCAAAAAAATGGTGGCTCTGGGTCAGGAAGTGGATGAGAAACTGGCAATTCGAAGATTCAGCTATGCCAATGGTATCCTTACCATTAATGGCATTACTGAGGTCGATTCCAAAGTAAAAGAGTTCGACTTGATCAATGAGTTTATCCAACGCTTAAAAGCCAATCCCGAGATTTCCAACGATTTTCCGGAAATCAAGAGCGGACAGGTGTTGAAACAAATAGTGCGTGATACCACAATCTTCGAGTTTGTGATTGAATGCTACACAGCAAGCGCCGCAGGAGGTTTGAAATGA
- a CDS encoding secretin and TonB N-terminal domain-containing protein, which yields MKHMLATKQYLCLILVLLFAFSALVAQENPLTRKVTFNADDATLSSVLNALSRLSGTNIVLAEEQTGGTDKENEKRVTINIKEVPIETAVSLVARTTGLSYRIIAGNTFVVGPKQNIMEEVGERSNVLYLNNLDANKVAASLQEAGGKIVPVEGQNAIMVYANQETFEQIRTLVEGMDIAQDQIEIRVRLIEINLSNAKQVGIDWSRLNHLTTIIAEDPIGADGQGLPFNYTDDTGYLPHGDLLEFEMLPETQYFQKINGFDDIGHFSRQLTAFDITIDWLLENNAAKLLTDTRVTALNGEEAVLHIGEVIPFVVMDNEKQVQVEREEVGIMLAVTPTVNKDGNITAKIAPEVSSITELVGGYVPRTKVRRVASTVTVPNEHKIIVGGLLNSTITQKTNKVPLLGDIPFIGRLFQHRYELVENTDLIMEITPRLVSMSEESPEPIVDERLTRTLIEYESEEE from the coding sequence ATGAAACACATGCTTGCAACTAAGCAATATCTGTGCCTGATCCTGGTGCTACTCTTCGCATTTTCAGCGCTTGTTGCTCAGGAGAATCCATTGACCAGAAAAGTTACATTCAATGCCGATGACGCTACTCTGTCATCCGTTTTGAATGCCCTGTCTCGTCTTTCCGGAACAAACATCGTTCTTGCCGAAGAGCAGACTGGTGGTACCGACAAAGAAAACGAGAAACGCGTTACTATAAATATCAAAGAGGTTCCCATTGAGACTGCGGTTTCTTTAGTAGCCAGAACCACCGGCCTTTCCTATCGGATCATAGCCGGAAACACTTTTGTGGTAGGTCCCAAACAAAATATCATGGAAGAAGTCGGTGAACGTAGCAATGTTCTGTATCTGAACAATCTGGATGCCAACAAAGTGGCAGCTTCTCTGCAAGAAGCCGGTGGCAAGATCGTTCCAGTAGAAGGTCAGAACGCTATAATGGTATATGCCAACCAAGAGACTTTTGAGCAGATTCGCACTCTCGTAGAAGGGATGGATATAGCTCAAGACCAGATTGAGATTCGGGTACGCCTCATTGAGATCAACCTCAGCAATGCAAAGCAAGTGGGTATAGACTGGAGCCGCTTGAATCACCTTACCACCATCATTGCTGAAGATCCTATCGGTGCAGACGGACAAGGCCTTCCTTTCAACTACACAGATGATACTGGTTATCTACCTCATGGCGATCTGCTGGAATTTGAAATGTTACCGGAAACCCAGTATTTCCAGAAGATCAATGGTTTTGATGACATCGGTCACTTCAGCCGTCAACTTACAGCCTTCGATATCACCATCGATTGGTTGTTGGAAAACAACGCCGCAAAGCTTCTTACCGACACTCGTGTGACAGCTCTTAACGGTGAAGAAGCCGTACTGCACATTGGCGAAGTGATTCCTTTCGTAGTCATGGACAATGAAAAACAAGTACAAGTAGAACGCGAAGAAGTGGGCATTATGCTGGCCGTTACTCCCACAGTGAATAAAGACGGCAATATCACTGCCAAGATTGCTCCCGAAGTATCTTCCATTACCGAGCTCGTAGGCGGATACGTTCCCCGTACCAAAGTACGTCGCGTAGCTTCTACTGTTACCGTTCCCAACGAGCATAAAATCATCGTTGGCGGTCTGTTGAACTCCACAATTACACAAAAAACAAATAAAGTTCCTTTATTGGGTGACATTCCATTTATTGGCCGTTTGTTCCAGCACCGCTATGAGCTGGTGGAGAACACCGATTTGATCATGGAAATTACTCCCAGATTAGTCTCTATGAGTGAGGAAAGCCCTGAACCCATAGTTGATGAAAGACTCACTCGTACTCTAATCGAATATGAGAGTGAGGAGGAATAA
- the pilO gene encoding type 4a pilus biogenesis protein PilO, translating into MREHYLILIVIILGLTVAFVMLSSETLNKNIAQVQNLDSQIKSSQEKLNSARIMDQELSQFAMIIDNSLSKENKFSFDEINAFKTGIGQMAHERQISITKLSDTSKWSLPNLIEITFNMELEATYRQIGQFISDLESQDFIIKIQNLDISPIQSSDEEIMANAESRYRVLLEISVFKVKKEV; encoded by the coding sequence ATGAGAGAACATTATTTGATCCTCATAGTGATAATACTCGGCCTTACGGTAGCTTTTGTGATGCTCAGTTCTGAAACCCTGAACAAAAACATCGCCCAAGTCCAGAATCTGGACAGCCAGATCAAGTCTTCTCAGGAAAAACTGAACAGTGCACGCATCATGGACCAGGAGCTTAGTCAGTTTGCCATGATTATCGACAACAGTCTCAGTAAAGAAAATAAGTTTAGTTTCGACGAAATCAACGCCTTTAAAACCGGTATTGGTCAGATGGCTCACGAACGTCAGATCTCCATCACAAAGCTTTCCGATACCAGTAAATGGTCTTTACCAAACCTCATCGAGATTACTTTCAATATGGAATTGGAAGCCACATACCGCCAGATCGGCCAGTTTATCTCCGATTTGGAATCTCAAGATTTCATCATCAAGATCCAGAATCTGGATATCAGCCCCATTCAAAGCAGCGATGAAGAAATCATGGCTAATGCGGAATCTCGCTATCGGGTATTGCTTGAGATCTCGGTATTTAAAGTGAAGAAGGAGGTATAA
- a CDS encoding ATPase, T2SS/T4P/T4SS family: MSFNPQFARLGEVLLHEGYVSEEKLKEALIKQTNFGLKLGDTLIKLGYISEKQLLNALHMQLGYNIVKESELMDLDLKVVSLIPEPYSLENRVIALREEGDGVVVALADPENLTVLDSLKKLIGKNIKPELIGDTMLHDTIEKYYKSIRTTSQVEDAVGDFDFVAVDEEENEISIASASSNADAPVVKLLNLIINEGIKANTTDIHIEPLIKHTRVRYRIDGALREVMTPPIGMHPGLISLVKVMSKLNIAERRLPQDGHISLKTSLKSVDVRVSITPTVLGEKVVMRLLDKGDFGFKLSTLGFEPEDMVIFDRIIRRPYGIIIVSGPTGSGKSTSLHAALKEIQDPETNIITVEDPVEYRLEGITQIETKEQIGLTFGSALRSVLRQDPDIVLIGEIRDEETADIAIKFSLTGHLVFSTLHANDAPSTVTRLIDIGIKPYLVGSSLSLVMAQRLVRKICPYCITDYKPTEQEIIDAGLTEQDVKEAHFKLGEGCVHCDNTGFSGRTGIFELLTVDKEIRRLIYEGGNQDLIRASALNSGMRTLHDAAVSKMKRGITTIREVIKMTIVE, translated from the coding sequence ATGAGTTTCAACCCCCAATTTGCCAGGCTGGGTGAAGTACTGCTTCACGAAGGTTATGTAAGCGAAGAAAAGCTCAAAGAGGCTTTAATAAAGCAAACCAATTTTGGCCTCAAGCTTGGAGATACGCTCATCAAGCTCGGCTATATTTCAGAAAAACAGCTGCTTAACGCACTGCACATGCAGCTGGGTTACAACATTGTAAAAGAAAGTGAACTGATGGATCTGGATCTGAAAGTAGTATCCCTGATACCGGAACCTTATTCTCTGGAAAACAGAGTAATTGCCCTGCGCGAAGAAGGTGATGGCGTTGTGGTAGCTTTGGCCGATCCTGAAAACCTTACTGTACTGGACAGCTTGAAAAAGCTCATCGGCAAGAACATAAAGCCAGAACTCATCGGCGACACCATGTTGCACGACACCATAGAGAAGTATTACAAGAGCATCCGCACCACCAGCCAAGTGGAAGATGCAGTAGGCGATTTTGACTTCGTAGCAGTGGACGAAGAAGAAAATGAGATTTCTATCGCCTCCGCATCCAGCAATGCCGATGCCCCGGTCGTAAAGCTTTTGAACCTGATTATAAACGAAGGTATCAAAGCAAATACCACCGATATTCACATCGAACCATTGATCAAGCATACCCGCGTACGCTATCGTATCGACGGCGCTCTACGTGAAGTGATGACTCCACCTATTGGCATGCACCCAGGTTTGATTTCTTTGGTGAAAGTAATGAGTAAACTTAATATAGCCGAACGGCGCTTGCCGCAAGATGGCCATATCTCCCTAAAAACATCCCTGAAGAGCGTGGACGTCCGCGTATCCATCACTCCCACAGTCTTGGGTGAGAAAGTGGTGATGCGTCTATTGGATAAGGGTGACTTTGGTTTCAAGCTCAGTACTTTGGGCTTTGAACCAGAAGACATGGTGATCTTTGACAGGATTATCCGTCGTCCTTATGGTATCATCATCGTTTCAGGCCCCACCGGAAGCGGTAAATCCACCTCATTGCACGCTGCCTTGAAGGAGATTCAAGATCCCGAAACCAATATTATTACCGTGGAAGACCCAGTAGAATACCGCTTGGAAGGTATTACTCAGATCGAAACCAAAGAACAGATCGGACTTACCTTCGGTTCCGCACTGCGCTCCGTTCTGCGTCAGGACCCCGACATCGTTCTGATCGGTGAAATCCGTGACGAAGAAACAGCGGACATCGCTATCAAGTTCTCACTTACCGGTCACCTTGTGTTCTCAACTTTGCACGCTAACGACGCTCCCTCCACAGTTACCCGTCTCATCGACATCGGCATTAAACCATATTTGGTGGGTTCCTCTTTATCCTTGGTGATGGCTCAACGTTTGGTACGTAAGATCTGCCCGTATTGCATAACAGATTATAAACCCACAGAGCAGGAAATCATCGACGCTGGTCTTACCGAACAAGACGTAAAAGAAGCTCATTTCAAGCTGGGTGAAGGCTGCGTTCACTGCGATAACACCGGTTTTTCCGGACGTACCGGTATCTTTGAATTGCTCACTGTGGACAAAGAAATCCGCAGGCTCATTTATGAAGGTGGCAATCAGGATCTCATCCGGGCATCCGCTCTCAATTCAGGAATGCGCACCTTGCACGATGCAGCTGTATCCAAAATGAAACGTGGTATCACTACCATCCGCGAAGTCATCAAGATGACAATAGTAGAATAA